One part of the Sorangiineae bacterium MSr11954 genome encodes these proteins:
- a CDS encoding nuclear transport factor 2 family protein, with protein MIRSKLHLLASMLGLSGLSLLSGSLALAGCGSTSPPAGDAAADPKDADRKAITAAVETIARGADLRRWAEVQDAFAARVVLDYGTPDLLLPEEIVARWRPLLGAFDATEHVLSDVAIAWVDTDLARVKSAFRATHRLQGAPGGDTWVLAGRYEHELVRTPRGWKVSRMRMIPGESIGNAQLLDQARARADLPPPEPAKFRVEHVAFDSRGTRLVGVLRLPANAPASTRWPAVVVTGSWTTVKEQMPALYAERLAAAGFAALTFDFRGFGESVPASDSAPARSAGEPDANAARVPRYFESPENKIEDIRAAVNALSAFPAVDPGRIGAVAVCASAGYAVIASADDPRVRSLVLIAPWLHDSELVRTVYGGEEGVKARTEAGSAAEREYRASQRVSYVPAASATDPAAAMGNFDYYLSAARGGIPQWGNRFAVMSWPGWLGFDPIREAPRVRVPIRIVHSEGAAIPDGVRRFAAGLTAPHDVQWISGPSQFDFYDEPRTVDRAAGSAAEHLQRTLAPRSR; from the coding sequence ATGATTCGCTCGAAACTGCATTTGCTTGCCTCGATGTTGGGCCTCTCGGGGCTCTCCCTTCTCTCGGGTTCGCTCGCCCTCGCGGGGTGCGGCTCCACATCGCCTCCGGCGGGCGATGCCGCGGCCGATCCCAAGGACGCCGACCGCAAGGCCATCACCGCCGCGGTCGAGACCATCGCCCGCGGCGCCGACCTGCGCCGCTGGGCCGAAGTGCAAGACGCCTTTGCGGCGCGCGTGGTCCTCGACTACGGGACCCCCGATCTTCTGCTGCCGGAGGAGATCGTGGCCCGCTGGCGGCCTCTGTTGGGCGCGTTCGATGCGACGGAGCACGTCCTCTCGGACGTCGCCATCGCCTGGGTCGATACCGATTTGGCGCGCGTGAAATCCGCCTTTCGCGCCACCCACCGGCTGCAGGGCGCCCCGGGCGGCGACACCTGGGTGCTCGCCGGGCGCTACGAGCACGAGCTGGTGCGCACCCCCCGCGGCTGGAAGGTCTCCCGAATGCGGATGATCCCGGGCGAATCCATCGGCAATGCGCAACTGCTCGATCAAGCCCGCGCCCGCGCAGACCTGCCGCCGCCCGAGCCCGCGAAGTTTCGCGTGGAGCACGTCGCGTTCGACAGCCGCGGCACCCGCCTGGTCGGCGTTTTGAGGCTGCCGGCCAACGCGCCCGCGAGCACGCGATGGCCCGCGGTGGTCGTCACGGGTTCGTGGACGACGGTGAAAGAACAAATGCCCGCGCTCTACGCGGAGCGCCTCGCGGCCGCCGGCTTTGCAGCGCTCACCTTCGACTTCCGCGGGTTCGGCGAGAGCGTGCCTGCGTCCGATAGCGCGCCCGCGCGCAGCGCCGGAGAGCCGGACGCGAACGCGGCGCGTGTACCGCGGTATTTCGAATCTCCGGAGAACAAGATCGAGGATATTCGTGCGGCGGTAAATGCCTTGTCGGCATTTCCGGCGGTGGACCCGGGACGCATCGGCGCGGTGGCGGTGTGCGCGAGCGCGGGCTATGCGGTCATCGCCTCGGCGGACGATCCGCGGGTGCGCTCATTGGTCCTCATCGCGCCGTGGTTGCACGATTCGGAGCTGGTGCGCACCGTCTACGGCGGCGAAGAGGGCGTGAAGGCACGCACGGAGGCGGGGAGCGCGGCCGAGCGCGAATACCGCGCGAGCCAACGTGTCTCGTACGTGCCGGCGGCCAGCGCCACCGATCCCGCGGCGGCCATGGGGAACTTCGATTATTACTTGAGCGCGGCGCGGGGCGGTATTCCCCAATGGGGCAATCGCTTTGCGGTCATGTCGTGGCCGGGGTGGCTCGGCTTCGACCCCATTCGCGAGGCCCCGCGCGTTCGGGTGCCCATCCGCATCGTGCATAGCGAGGGCGCGGCCATCCCCGACGGCGTGCGGCGGTTCGCGGCCGGGTTGACGGCGCCGCACGACGTCCAATGGATATCCGGACCCTCGCAGTTCGACTTTTACGACGAGCCCCGCACCGTGGATCGAGCCGCGGGCTCGGCGGCGGAGCATCTGCAGCGAACCCTCGCACCGAGGTCGCGATGA
- a CDS encoding Lrp/AsnC family transcriptional regulator, with product MNKKSDDVDALDRDLIEMLRRDGRQPILSLARALRVSRSTVQDRLARLVRDGIIKRFTVELSDPVERPGVKAFLLVRIEGRPCARIIPSLTGYPEVESCHHVSGPMDVILSVRVADLAALNDLRERIGATAGILTVTAVPVLRTHLDGPEQMH from the coding sequence ATGAACAAAAAGAGCGACGACGTCGACGCCTTGGATCGCGATCTCATCGAGATGCTGCGCCGCGATGGCCGACAACCCATCCTGTCGCTCGCCCGTGCGCTGCGCGTGTCGCGCAGCACGGTGCAAGATCGCCTCGCGCGCCTCGTCCGCGATGGCATCATCAAACGCTTCACCGTCGAGCTGTCCGATCCGGTCGAGCGGCCGGGGGTCAAGGCGTTTCTCCTCGTTCGAATCGAAGGGCGCCCCTGCGCGCGGATCATTCCGTCGCTCACCGGATATCCCGAGGTCGAGTCCTGCCACCATGTCTCGGGGCCAATGGACGTGATCCTCTCCGTGCGCGTCGCCGATCTCGCTGCGCTGAACGATCTGCGCGAGCGCATCGGGGCCACCGCGGGCATCCTCACCGTCACCGCGGTCCCCGTGCTGCGCACCCACCTCGACGGGCCGGAGCAAATGCATTAA
- a CDS encoding M1 family metallopeptidase encodes MKLLFKPIITKVAVTTLALSPIAACSGSDDSFGSGLQGAGSTNPPTSTRHPSADCPGAPGKPGGGPGDLPAIDKSAKPMELPDTVWPKNYKLWFRPDAALKTFIGRADVEIEVRKPVDAITVAAHGITFARDRSTLRNRSNPSKAIPLIPTPQTLGDLVQLRLNSGQIAPGTYQLHMEWDGKIQFSDAEYCPPEEVVRNPFCSAATGIFKVGLSTPEGVSSDAIVTQGETNYARQWFPGWDEPAFRLTFEVTAEVPGEWKAVSNGASLPPIKLPDGYQQVSFEKTPAMPSYLLFFGGGKFDVLEEDLTSPLDGSLVRLRWFTPPGRSSWASFAMQWTKEVTAYYYKYTNAPLPFKKLDTIAANDSYNNKPRTSFSGMENWAAIFENADRVLTKPGDTPTRGTVSLITHELAHQWFGDLVTPDWWDNVWLNESFATWFANRTMIQFHPEYYTFTDYVNGKVPVFDADVLATALPVQRNLSDAGSFGFFRPSVFVYTKGNYVLQTLENYLGAEGMRKGLQIYLKDYGFGNGTPERLWRSLEQGSGKKVAAIGDSFIRQTGMPLVTLDTECVGRTTHVSIAQQAFPNQNAYPASRWNVPLTIAYGDTLKERKTIVLTEGGTRIELPGCTAVVANPTGLDYYVSNYSGPAWSHLLAKVQSVASNKPLLTNIVNDATRLLAARLISQAQFDQIKNVINLPAPLQADTLNALEDAHNPPHPLHYRGEMKLRENPQP; translated from the coding sequence ATGAAATTGCTCTTCAAGCCCATCATCACCAAAGTTGCCGTCACCACCTTGGCGCTATCGCCCATCGCCGCGTGCAGCGGCTCGGACGACTCGTTCGGCTCCGGGCTCCAAGGCGCGGGCAGCACCAACCCACCGACCTCGACGCGACATCCAAGCGCCGATTGCCCAGGCGCCCCCGGCAAACCAGGCGGCGGGCCGGGCGACCTGCCCGCCATCGACAAATCGGCCAAGCCGATGGAGTTGCCCGATACGGTCTGGCCGAAGAATTACAAATTATGGTTCCGGCCGGACGCGGCCCTCAAGACGTTCATCGGTCGAGCCGATGTGGAGATCGAGGTGCGCAAGCCGGTCGACGCCATCACCGTCGCCGCCCATGGCATCACCTTCGCGCGCGACCGCAGCACCCTTCGCAATCGGTCGAATCCGTCCAAGGCGATCCCGCTGATCCCCACCCCGCAAACCTTGGGGGATCTGGTGCAACTGCGGTTGAACAGCGGCCAGATCGCGCCGGGCACGTACCAGCTCCATATGGAATGGGACGGCAAGATCCAGTTTTCGGACGCGGAGTACTGTCCGCCCGAAGAAGTCGTTCGCAATCCGTTCTGCTCGGCGGCGACGGGTATTTTCAAGGTTGGGCTCTCGACCCCCGAGGGCGTGAGCAGCGATGCCATCGTCACACAGGGCGAAACCAACTATGCGCGCCAGTGGTTCCCGGGCTGGGACGAACCGGCCTTTCGTCTGACCTTCGAGGTCACCGCCGAGGTGCCGGGCGAATGGAAGGCCGTGTCGAACGGTGCTTCCCTGCCCCCCATCAAACTTCCGGACGGCTACCAGCAGGTGTCGTTCGAAAAGACCCCGGCAATGCCGTCTTATTTGCTCTTCTTCGGCGGCGGCAAATTCGATGTCCTCGAAGAGGATCTCACCAGCCCGCTGGACGGCAGCCTCGTTCGCCTTCGCTGGTTCACGCCGCCCGGTCGTTCGAGCTGGGCCAGCTTTGCCATGCAGTGGACCAAAGAGGTCACGGCATATTACTACAAGTACACCAACGCCCCGCTGCCCTTCAAAAAGCTCGATACGATCGCGGCGAACGACAGCTACAACAACAAGCCACGAACCAGCTTCAGCGGCATGGAAAACTGGGCCGCGATCTTCGAGAACGCCGACCGGGTGCTGACCAAACCGGGTGATACGCCAACGCGGGGCACCGTAAGCTTGATCACCCACGAGCTGGCACACCAATGGTTCGGAGATCTGGTGACACCTGACTGGTGGGACAACGTTTGGCTCAACGAGTCGTTCGCCACCTGGTTCGCCAACCGCACCATGATCCAGTTTCACCCCGAGTATTACACCTTTACGGACTACGTGAACGGCAAGGTCCCCGTGTTCGACGCGGACGTCCTCGCGACCGCCCTACCGGTGCAGCGCAACCTGAGCGACGCCGGCTCCTTTGGCTTCTTCCGGCCGTCGGTCTTCGTTTACACCAAGGGCAATTACGTCCTGCAAACCTTGGAGAATTATCTGGGCGCCGAGGGCATGCGGAAGGGCCTGCAGATCTATTTGAAGGATTACGGCTTTGGCAATGGCACGCCGGAGCGTCTATGGCGTTCGCTGGAGCAAGGCAGCGGCAAGAAGGTGGCCGCCATCGGCGATAGCTTCATCCGCCAGACGGGCATGCCGCTGGTCACCCTCGACACGGAGTGCGTGGGCCGAACGACCCATGTCTCCATTGCGCAGCAGGCGTTTCCCAATCAAAACGCCTACCCCGCGTCGAGGTGGAACGTTCCGCTGACGATCGCCTACGGCGACACCCTGAAGGAGCGCAAGACCATCGTTCTCACGGAGGGCGGCACGCGAATCGAATTGCCGGGTTGCACCGCGGTGGTGGCCAACCCAACGGGCCTGGACTACTACGTATCCAACTACAGCGGTCCGGCCTGGAGCCATTTGCTCGCCAAGGTGCAGTCGGTCGCCAGCAACAAACCGTTGCTGACGAACATCGTCAACGATGCGACCCGCTTGTTGGCCGCCCGCCTCATTTCGCAGGCGCAGTTCGATCAAATCAAGAACGTGATCAACTTGCCCGCCCCGTTGCAGGCGGACACCCTGAACGCGCTCGAGGATGCGCACAATCCGCCCCACCCCTTGCACTATCGGGGCGAAATGAAGCTGCGCGAAAATCCGCAGCCGTAG
- a CDS encoding nuclear transport factor 2 family protein has translation MSFIWRCSGAVALLLAAMITLPCCTNDDSSSEGRMNDDQRRNAHREAIRSYFSRLEAFDIAGAVDLFAEDGVQTMPYAPADLLPPKLEGRAAISRQYSGMPTNFVYGRYPDLVIHDMVDPDRLFVTFRGDIELRAGGRYDNTYAGVFIFQGEKIIEYIEYFDPIVFRNAFGPKGTAP, from the coding sequence ATGAGCTTCATTTGGCGATGCTCGGGCGCGGTCGCCCTTTTGCTGGCGGCCATGATCACCCTTCCGTGCTGCACCAACGACGACTCCTCCTCGGAGGGCCGCATGAACGACGACCAACGCCGAAACGCGCACCGCGAGGCCATTCGAAGTTACTTCTCGCGCTTGGAGGCGTTCGACATCGCCGGTGCGGTGGATCTCTTCGCCGAAGACGGCGTGCAGACCATGCCGTACGCACCGGCGGATCTTCTCCCCCCCAAGCTCGAGGGCCGCGCGGCCATCTCCCGTCAATACAGCGGAATGCCGACGAACTTCGTTTACGGCCGCTACCCCGACTTGGTCATCCACGACATGGTCGATCCCGATCGGCTCTTCGTGACCTTTCGCGGCGATATCGAGCTTCGCGCCGGCGGCCGTTACGACAATACGTACGCCGGGGTGTTCATCTTTCAGGGCGAAAAGATCATCGAGTACATCGAGTATTTCGACCCCATCGTATTTCGAAATGCCTTCGGGCCGAAGGGCACGGCGCCATAG
- a CDS encoding GlxA family transcriptional regulator, with amino-acid sequence MALREPKSDLPRQPSTTGRRIAVVVYPGAPLLDVTNTLEVFARANQRFIAMASRPPYAVDLVGPAKGPVATSIGVPIVASHGVGEADGPYDTLLLAGGESIHLAARDMPLRDWIRRMAAGSRRVGAICRGVFALAESGVLAGRRATTHWAWCAELAARYPDIAVEPEPVFVRDGSIYTSAGVSAALDLALAFVEDDHGRQLALELARELVLYVQRSAGQPQISALLSTQLATRSPIRALQAWILENLDEDLSVPTLARRMGMSPRNFSRVFAREVGRTPRQFVEKVRIEAARRLLEETEYGIDAVAARVGFTNTSTLRREFSGELGISPRNYRRNTQH; translated from the coding sequence GTGGCCCTTCGCGAACCCAAAAGCGACCTCCCACGGCAACCGAGCACGACGGGTCGCCGCATCGCGGTCGTCGTCTACCCGGGGGCGCCGCTCCTGGACGTGACGAACACGCTCGAGGTCTTTGCGCGCGCCAACCAACGATTCATCGCCATGGCGAGCCGCCCTCCCTACGCGGTGGACCTGGTGGGCCCCGCAAAAGGCCCCGTCGCGACATCGATCGGCGTCCCCATCGTCGCGTCGCACGGCGTGGGCGAGGCCGACGGCCCCTACGATACCCTGCTCCTCGCGGGCGGAGAGTCGATTCACCTGGCCGCGCGCGACATGCCCCTCCGCGATTGGATCCGCCGCATGGCCGCGGGCTCCCGGAGAGTGGGCGCCATATGCCGCGGCGTATTTGCCCTCGCCGAGAGCGGCGTCCTCGCGGGGCGCCGCGCCACCACCCACTGGGCGTGGTGCGCCGAGCTCGCGGCCCGATATCCCGATATCGCCGTCGAACCGGAGCCCGTGTTCGTGCGCGACGGCTCCATTTATACGTCGGCCGGCGTCTCGGCCGCGCTCGATCTCGCGCTGGCCTTCGTGGAAGACGATCACGGTCGTCAATTGGCGCTGGAGCTCGCGCGCGAGCTGGTGCTCTACGTGCAGCGAAGCGCGGGGCAGCCTCAGATCAGCGCGCTGCTCTCGACCCAGCTCGCGACGCGCTCCCCCATTCGGGCGCTCCAAGCTTGGATCCTCGAGAACCTGGACGAGGATCTCTCGGTGCCCACCCTCGCGCGCCGCATGGGCATGAGCCCCCGCAATTTCAGCCGCGTCTTCGCGCGCGAAGTCGGGCGCACGCCGCGGCAGTTCGTCGAAAAGGTCCGCATCGAGGCCGCGCGGCGGCTCCTGGAGGAGACGGAGTACGGCATCGATGCCGTCGCCGCGCGGGTGGGGTTCACGAACACGAGCACGTTGCGCCGTGAGTTCTCCGGCGAGCTCGGGATCTCTCCAAGAAACTATCGACGCAATACGCAGCACTGA
- a CDS encoding quinone oxidoreductase, translating to MANVVRIHEYGGPEVLQVHEAAVGRPGPNEVRLRQTVIGLNFVEVYFRRGTFEVPRLPQVLGNEAAGVVTEVGEGVTDVRIGDRVVYADGPLGAYATERLYPADRVVPIPDAISDEQAATVFLKGLTARYLLKDIVRFSPGDTVLFQAAAGGVGTIFARWAKALGVRVIGTVSREAKVTFAREAGCDAVIDRSREDIGERVAALTDGRGVKAAFDAVGKDTFRASLAALAPRGTLVTFGKASGDPEPIAPFELAARSLALTWPILPVYTATRDELLAAARDLFDAVARGQVPARPSRSYAFDEIVEAHRDLESGRTVGAAVLRV from the coding sequence ATGGCGAACGTGGTTCGTATTCATGAGTACGGAGGGCCCGAGGTGCTGCAGGTGCACGAAGCAGCCGTGGGCCGGCCCGGGCCCAACGAGGTCCGGCTGCGGCAAACGGTGATCGGGCTCAATTTCGTCGAGGTGTACTTTCGCCGCGGGACCTTCGAGGTGCCGCGACTTCCGCAGGTGCTCGGGAACGAGGCGGCCGGCGTGGTCACCGAGGTCGGCGAGGGCGTGACCGATGTTCGCATCGGCGATCGCGTGGTGTACGCGGATGGACCGCTGGGGGCGTATGCGACCGAGCGCCTCTATCCGGCGGATCGGGTGGTGCCCATTCCGGACGCCATCTCCGACGAGCAGGCCGCGACCGTGTTTCTCAAAGGCCTCACGGCGAGGTATTTGCTGAAGGACATCGTTCGATTTTCGCCGGGCGACACCGTTTTGTTCCAAGCGGCCGCCGGCGGCGTGGGCACCATCTTCGCGCGGTGGGCGAAGGCGCTCGGGGTCCGCGTGATCGGAACGGTCTCCCGCGAGGCGAAGGTGACCTTTGCGCGCGAGGCCGGGTGCGACGCCGTCATCGATCGCAGCCGCGAGGACATCGGCGAGCGCGTGGCCGCCTTGACCGACGGGCGCGGCGTGAAGGCTGCGTTCGACGCCGTAGGCAAAGATACGTTCCGCGCATCGCTCGCCGCCCTTGCGCCGCGCGGAACATTGGTGACCTTCGGCAAAGCCTCGGGCGATCCCGAGCCCATCGCGCCCTTCGAGCTCGCCGCGCGCTCCCTCGCGCTCACCTGGCCGATCCTCCCCGTGTACACGGCCACCCGCGACGAGCTCCTCGCCGCCGCGCGCGATCTGTTCGATGCCGTGGCCCGTGGTCAGGTCCCTGCGCGTCCGAGCCGCAGCTATGCCTTCGACGAAATCGTCGAGGCGCACCGCGACTTGGAGAGCGGCCGCACCGTGGGCGCCGCCGTCCTTCGCGTTTGA
- a CDS encoding DMT family transporter, which produces MHSLLFRLLTVGVGGLISLHLAMSGRVGAELTAVRAGMAGLAAANALFWAVGAITAWTAFFFLGGGSPAEYLAAAPKPLLSAGAIGASIVFAVSFLVPGRVGGAGAGFTCLVVGQVLMGLLLAHFGALGSVTDPFSLRKLAGVALVLAGAWLTQR; this is translated from the coding sequence ATGCACTCTCTTTTATTTCGCCTCCTCACGGTGGGCGTCGGGGGCCTCATCAGCCTTCATCTCGCCATGAGCGGACGCGTGGGCGCCGAGCTCACCGCCGTGCGCGCGGGGATGGCTGGCCTGGCCGCGGCCAATGCGCTCTTCTGGGCCGTCGGCGCCATCACCGCGTGGACCGCATTTTTCTTCCTCGGCGGCGGCTCGCCGGCCGAATACCTCGCCGCCGCGCCCAAGCCGCTCCTCTCGGCCGGCGCGATTGGAGCCAGCATCGTATTTGCAGTTTCGTTCCTCGTCCCCGGCCGGGTCGGCGGCGCGGGCGCGGGCTTCACCTGCCTGGTCGTGGGGCAAGTGCTGATGGGCCTTCTCCTCGCGCATTTCGGCGCGCTCGGCTCGGTGACCGATCCCTTCTCGCTCCGCAAGCTCGCCGGCGTCGCCCTCGTCCTCGCGGGCGCTTGGCTCACCCAGCGGTGA